The sequence GCGTTCGCGAGCTACGTTTTTCTGGATTTTCCACCTACACCAGGGGAAAGGAGAGAGATGAAAGCTCTTCGTCCTCACTTCCATTCGGCTGAGACCAGGgacagagggaggaagaagacgggcCGCCTGCAGACTGCTCCATCGCGCTTGCCTCGAGTCACGTTCAAAGacagcgcagaggaagagcgaagagagagcggaagaaggtgaaggcagacgcgaaaggcgagaaagaaCTCAGCGCCCTCCTGGCTGCCGCCTTCAAGAGCACACCGAGCGGTCGCCGGCGACACGCGGAATCAGCGGCCGAGTTCGGGCTTCCTTCAGGTCTACCTCACTGCGTTCTCCAAGCAGGCAAAGCGACGAAGATTACTGCGGAGAAATGCAGATGTTTGCACATGAAAGTCGCCAAAAAGGAAGAGACAACGGACGCGGCTCTTGCATTcggtcttccgcgcgctgtctctcttccccTATCGTTTGCGAATCTTTGATGGTGAGATGAAGGGAGAAAAGGTGAGCCCTGAATATCCCAGGAGCCGGGGAGCTTTCCCGTTTTTTGCAGGTTTTTTTCCAGCAAAAAAAAGGGGAACGGACACCAGCTCGGAGCGACCCCGAGTGCGGCAGCGTAACGCGGCTTTTGCGTATTCACTTTTGCTCCGGCCCCTGGGAACGTGCGCCGCAGAAAAAATACGTCTTGTCTTCACtctgaaaaaacaaaaaaatctggaaaaacgcgaaaacAACGCCACCAGTGACGGCCGAAAAACACGGACAACACAAACATTTATCGAGGCTGATGAAGGCATTCACTTCccgctctctttcttctccctgtctcttcgcgtagtgtcgcgtccgcgctctgcttcgctcTTGCGTGCGGGTCCGGGTCGGCCCTCACGTGGCGGAGTCGGGCTCTGCGTGTGCCTTCCGCCTGTTTTTTTTTAAAAGGCGAGTCCTGCGAGACAGGTTCCGCGTGCGGCCCTCTACTTGAGCCGAGCGGGCATTTTCGGTTCCAAGGGGAAAAATCTCGCAAACACGACTTTTTTTGACTTCTCGACCTAGAGAAAATGCACTCTCAACCTCCCGGTGCTTAAAAACTGCGATAGGATTTCAGGCCAGTGACCACGTCTCCTCCCGCACCAGCCGCAGGCTCTAGTAGACATCGtcggcgctgcatgcgcgcctgccCAGTTGAAAAAGGGCATGGAAAGATCCCGCGattgtttttttcttcccgATCTCCTCTCTCTGAAGCGCCGAACTAAGATGAAAACGGCATGCTTGAGCCCACTACTAGGAAACCTCACTTCTCCGTGGGCTCCGTCGCCTTATCTCCCTTGCGCCGTTTCTGGGGAAAGGCGATGGGAGTGAGGCGGTGGAGCGGGAGCGGGCACTGCGGTGAATCACGGGCGAGTCGAGGAGACTAGGAGGAGACACCCAAGCCAGTCGCTtgcgacgcccgcgaagaTACATTTTTTCGGGTTTTCTGTCGCCAGtcacggcggaggcgtccgAGGCCTTCGCGAGGGCTTCGTTTTCCCTATAAAGTCGAGCATTCATCCCCTGTGTTGCGCGAGGTCAGTACTGCTGCTGAAACACCTGTGTGCAGCGTTTTGGCCAGGTGTAGGGCCTTTCTGGCGCACAGTTACAGACTGAAGCCGCGTCGTGGCTGCACAGCTAACACGTAACGACCGAAATCCCACGGGTTCGTCCAGTCTGCCTAGAAATTCTTCGTAGAAAATCTCAAGTATCCGCTCTACGAGACACACTGGGAACGGTCTTCCCAAGACACACGGCTCTGCGAAAACCAGCTggacgcatgcacacacaaTTCGCCGCGAATTACGTGGAGAGGATACTCGAGAAAAGGGAGTGTCAAGTGAGCATTAAGCTTTTCTAGAGGGCAGAGAGAACAGAGGGGGGAGCAGTAGCGGCTGGGGGAGCCGAGTTTCTGTGCAAGCGAAGGCAAGACAGAGTCAGGACGACGCGCAAAGATTCCAGAAGAAGGCTCGGGAACGCGTATCGACTCTACTGCTTGAGCCTCATGCCCAGCTTCACGAAGGTCACCAAACAGAGGACAACGCTACCCTCTTCTTGAAAATTATATTTGGCattttctctccctttcgcgccttcgctgtgtGTTGAGACGTGCGCGAATGCTGTCTGAGTTCTTTTCAGAAGCGCATGAGATGTCACATGCGGTTTTGGGGGGGCTTCCATGCCATTATCTGGAGGGTGCAGGAGGCGCAGTACCGCTTTTCTGGAGAGCTGACAGTCTTCTAGCCGCTCGGGAAGGCGTGTCCGCAAGCTGGCCTCTTCAAGTGTTTCGTTTCTCTGAGCAGCTCAACTGGGGGCGTGCTGGTTCCGGCCCCGTGCAGCGAGCAGCGAACGTGTCCAGACTCCATGATCATGACAGCACAGGAGTTCAAGTAATCATGCTTTTTCTGCGGTGTTCGTACACCCCACACGAGTATCTGAGGTGTATATACACCCTGCGCTTTTCTGACTAGGGACGGGTCTCTGTTCGGAGTGGCATTTCGGAGGGTCCGTAGGAATCCTCCAGGAGCAGGACCGTTCTGCATGTCAAAAAGAGGCCCGCGTgtttgaaaaaaaaaaaaaactcgaCATGGCCTGCAGTCCCCTTCAAACACCTGCATTTGTGTTGCACCGTCTCCTCGAAGATGTGTATCACTGTATGGCTTGACGCATTCGAGCCGTCTGGTGTATCGGTTCTCCTACTCACGTCGTAGTATTTGGGCCTCGTCTGCTTTCAGGTAACGGAGTGAGCCAGAAGGATAGGGGTGTCTTCAAGCCTGCTTTTTTGAAAACTCTCAGCATCCTCGCCTTCTAAAGATTGAAGGCTGAAGTTGGCGGCATGGCGGCTCCCTTCGTCGTGGCGTTGCGGGCCCGGTGCTCGCAGTCGGACTCGACTTGCTCCTTTTCCTCGGAGGttcctgccgcgcctctggcgtcgcTTGCACCCGGCTCGTCGGgtccccccgcctccctcttATGTCCTGATACCTGCAGTTCGTCGTGTTGCCACCTCCCGGGTACGAGCCTGCACCCTGcgcttcgcgccgcagcctccccggccccctctgctgcgccgtccGAAGCGGCCCTCGGAGCGCCGGCTTCTTCGGGCCTCTATTTGCCGTCTTGCCCAGAGCCagaggcccgcgcctcctctgctgcagtGTCTCTCCTTTTCCGCTCTTCGCGGATCTGGGTctgcgaagagacgcgcggcgacgaggcaccacctccagcgccttccgACGCGGCAGACACCTCACATGCACGTTTTTGTGAAGGGAGACAAAGGGGCCATGCAGCGGCAGACGGGTCCGCCTTCGCATGCGGGAAGGCGTCGTTCACCTGTTCTGTTCGTCACTGGGAgtcttcgtcgctgcgcctcgaatTCACGCCCGACTCACGTGATTCACTGTGCTgcatcgcggcggcggactcgcagcgcgagcagaaACTCGACCAAGCTGCAGGCGGAGTCCATCCCGCAGGCTTCCCGAGCGCCGGAGATAGCTGCCGCCCGAGCCAGGCGCCCcaccgcgacgccgcctcaCTCAGCGGTGTCATTCACCCCACACAGCTTaacggcgcctgcgcgggcctccgcaAAGTTCCCTCTCAAGTCGCGCCTCGGACCAGCGTCTTGGTGTGGCGCGGAGACGTCTTCGGCCTTCCATCGCCCTGGGGATCCCCGTGCGCGGACAAGAGCCCTgacgcgccgcccgtcgATTCAGGCGATGCCCCCAAAGCCCCGAGGAGCTGCGAAGAGGAGCGGCTCTTCAAGGAGCTTCTGCTGGATCTCCACACAACCCGTCGCAGCCACGCGGACGTTCTGCAACGCCTCGAGAGCATCGGcaccttcctcgcctgcgcgggcggGGCCCGCGATCTGCCTGCCGAAGGGAGAGAAACGGCTGGGCCGTTGAATGGCAAGGCCTGCCGACCCAGCGATGTGATTTTCTCGCCAAAACGacccgcgcgagggcggcgcgtgcaGGTTCGATTCGCGCTTGTGTTTTTTTCGGGCCCCCTGCGGACGCTCTACTTCTGTCGCGACAAAATTGGAAcgtcgtctcttctctgcttcacGGCCCTTTCCCCGTCGgacccgccgcggcgagggcgggagggagtctcgcggccgccccccacggcgcttcttctctcgttgTCGAGCAGCACCGCGGCAGCGTGTCGGCGCTTCGAAGACGCGGCCGAAGCCGACAGGGAGAGCGACGGAGGGCTGCAGCCGGTTGCGGGggccgaggccgccgtgAGTGCCTGCGAGGAGGTTCCAATTGAAGGCGTATTCGCGGTCTCCTTCAGTCGCctcctgcaggcggcagagagccCAACACGTGCGGCGAATCCGCGCGAAAGCGCCGCCAGGGAAGATCCAGACGAGCGGTTAGAGCCCAGCGCAGAGCGGGTTGCATTATCGAGGTCGTCcaggccttcctcctcgcctcagcgtctTTTGGCTTCGCCACGTCCTTCGGCGTTCTGCGATGGGGAGGACGAGAGggcaggcgacgagccggcgttcctctctctgctctgtGAGTCGCCCTTTGCGGCTGCGTTCGTGCGACTGCCGTGGGCGAcaccgcctccgctctcgtcgccgctcttctgGGACCccgccggccgctgcggcgcacagccgcgaagcgatgcctcgccgtccgcgaccgcatgcggagcggcgccgcgaccgaaTGCTGGAGAAgatgaggaggaagcgacgcagaaCGGGCGATACGACGGAGCCTCGCCGTGCCCGCCAGaagcgctcgccgcggcagcggagctGCTCGAGTACCTGGAGGAAGCTGTCGTCCGGAGCTGCGCTCCTCTCGGACTGAGGCACCGCGCGAGCCAGGAATCGCGAAGGATACAGcggggcgctgcgcctcccgcggaCGAGGCAGCTCAAGAGGcctcggccggcgccgcctatGAAggctcgagaggcgcgcatgtgcacgcggaggagctgcgggcggcgctgaaggctGGCGACAGCGCCGATGACGCTGAGCAGCTccgcgggagacgaggagaggagggtCGGGCGGCCTGCCAAGCCTCGGAGGAGGTGGAGAGAGCGAACGACGTCGGAGTCTCccacgaggcagacgcgcatcTGGCAATTCTTTTTTCGGGTGGCGTTGACTCCTCGCTCCTCGTTGCCCTCGTGCTCCGCctggccgcggagggcgaaaTCGCGCCCACGCCCCTCGAGCCCagcgcgccggagaggcggcgagagctTCCGGCGGgacagaggcggaggcgcctcgtTGTGGAACTCGTCAACGTCGCGTTCACGCCGACCGCGCCAGACCGCTTGACGGGGCTCGCCAGCTACGCAAGCTTGCTGAGAGTCCTCGACGGGCTCAGGacccgcgggagaggcggctCGACAGCACTCCGGGACGCCGGTAGGCACGTCGCAGGTGCGGGCCTTTGCACggagcgcagcagcgagccccgcgcggcgtccagTCCCGAGGCGAGTGGAAGCGATGCCTCCGCCCAGAGGCCCCTGCAGAAATACGACATCGATCTGCGGCTCATCTGCGTGgacgcgacggaggaggagatGCTTGCAGTGGAGAAAGAAGTACTTGACCTcgtggcgccgcaggggacgCACATGGATCTGAACATTGCCTCGGCTTTGTACTTTGCCGCGAGGTAAGCGACGCGCCCAACTGCGCGTGGATGGAAAACTCGGCG is a genomic window of Besnoitia besnoiti strain Bb-Ger1 chromosome IV, whole genome shotgun sequence containing:
- a CDS encoding hypothetical protein (encoded by transcript BESB_053750) translates to MAAPFVVALRARCSQSDSTCSFSSEVPAAPLASLAPGSSGPPASLLCPDTCSSSCCHLPGTSLHPALRAAASPAPSAAPSEAALGAPASSGLYLPSCPEPEARASSAAVSLLFRSSRIWVCEETRGDEAPPPAPSDAADTSHARFCEGRQRGHAAADGSAFACGKASFTCSVRHWESSSLRLEFTPDSRDSLCCIAAADSQREQKLDQAAGGVHPAGFPSAGDSCRPSQAPHRDAASLSGVIHPTQLNGACAGLRKVPSQVAPRTSVLVWRGDVFGLPSPWGSPCADKSPDAPPVDSGDAPKAPRSCEEERLFKELLLDLHTTRRSHADVLQRLESIGTFLACAGGARDLPAEGRETAGPLNGKACRPSDVIFSPKRPARGRRVQVRFALVFFSGPLRTLYFCRDKIGTSSLLCFTALSPSDPPRRGREGVSRPPPTALLLSLSSSTAAACRRFEDAAEADRESDGGLQPVAGAEAAVSACEEVPIEGVFAVSFSRLLQAAESPTRAANPRESAAREDPDERLEPSAERVALSRSSRPSSSPQRLLASPRPSAFCDGEDERAGDEPAFLSLLCESPFAAAFVRLPWATPPPLSSPLFWDPAGRCGAQPRSDASPSATACGAAPRPNAGEDEEEATQNGRYDGASPCPPEALAAAAELLEYLEEAVVRSCAPLGLRHRASQESRRIQRGAAPPADEAAQEASAGAAYEGSRGAHVHAEELRAALKAGDSADDAEQLRGRRGEEGRAACQASEEVERANDVGVSHEADAHLAILFSGGVDSSLLVALVLRLAAEGEIAPTPLEPSAPERRRELPAGQRRRRLVVELVNVAFTPTAPDRLTGLASYASLLRVLDGLRTRGRGGSTALRDAGRHVAGAGLCTERSSEPRAASSPEASGSDASAQRPLQKYDIDLRLICVDATEEEMLAVEKEVLDLVAPQGTHMDLNIASALYFAARGRGYLVAPGFQTRPEWAALLASSSVWEPLQLRSTPLGKQTAAGSQGDEADPAPDSGAKPPAHSAACAPCRVCALRAKARCSHDACSLCCRKLRELALARRAGTGETASGAEADARKATHAEAGRENENTRRAEAAAKRIYLNGRGWTYLSADAPLYAECAVHRDRLKVLPTQACEAPAGRQSNGSRSDAEGGGASPHTAPEERPIADKARGASLGTSPEECEHGKRQLSHSARRKEKPQTRDVVGLAARDALPWYAATASDVADILGAEAPSQGQGRQRGCSALDKTNHGLSGRRPQSIAMDPLVRGLLMEFKRSASGTFLCITARNYRMHSSAMGTMAPRAFPSHDLGRAYYEVKSYVVLLGSGADELFGGYGRHKTARLKRGPDGLRDEMLMDLRRLWRRNLGRDSRVFSHFGRLPRLPFLDEDLLAFVGFSLPFSRVLSPVPAGGLDARATGASCGLSRPHSSVASPRASAESFLTSCPEAVRRQMETNPAWMSNKWMLRVCALHEGMHFAALAKKRAIQFGSRAAHLSNQRCALSNRQAKGSDPFVKEE